The genomic stretch TCATGCATTTTTAGTGTTGGTTCTTCTGTTAAAAACAACTTGACTAACAAATACCAACTAAGAAAAGACAATTCAATTAAGAGACAAATCTAGTATGTATGCACAATATCCTTTTAAGGGCATGCACAACGATGCTATCTTAGTAGTTCCATGTGGGATGATTGTTGAGTTGGAAAATATGAAGAAAGGAGGTTTGCCTTTTGATAGCTAAGATGTGAACACTTAATAAGATAAGATATGACATTTTCTCCATTGTACAAGATGACTCCTCTTACATACTTGGTTTTTTGGTTTAATATTTCACTATTTTAGGAGCATTCAAAAAATAATTGCTAGAGATAACTAAAAGGACGATCCTGATTGGCTCTATTGTTTTTGCCTCTCTAGATTACGTGgaatatataaaaaaaaattcGTGTTATCAATCACGACACCTGCCCTAATTTCTTACTATAAATGACACAAAGGGTAGCTCTGCACTTTCTGCACGCCATGGCCAGGGGCGGGCCCACCTCAAGTCATGGGTATTTAGCAGAATATAAAATTATTTGTTAGAAAATGCTTATATGTGAAtattcttatatatatatataataaattGTTAAATATGTTGGTTCAGGCCTTAAGGGTTCAATTAAACACCATGGTtgcattttttcttatttttcaattttttttgcatgtatatGATCAGAGCCTATGTTCTTATTATTTTATAAACATTCTTTTATGTACTTACAAACTCTTGTAATTTTGAATACTCGTTCTTAAAATTCTGGGCTGGCCACATGTTATGACCGAGTGTACACGTCATCGTTGGCAATATACTCTTGGTCACTGCCACGTGGTCACGAAAGGATCAGCGGTGATAAGATTAGAGCTAGCAGCTGTAGACCCGGGCCGCACGTAGGTAGGTCCTCTTGAATATTCCATGCATTCATATGTACAAAGacactaaaatgcttgcttgccAGCCCTTCTCGTGCCACATGCATGGTTTTAAGCTAACTAGCTGGTGTAGTTATGCTAGCTAGGTGCAGCAAATTGATCCTCTAATCATATGGATCCAAATTAACCGAAGACATGGTGATAGCAATTAATTAGCTAGAGAGGCGGTGCGCATGATCCGGTCGAGATAACAGCTGGCTAGCTAAGCTAGCCCTCGTCTTCGTCGGAGCTCTTGGCGGCAGCCGCGTCGGAGAGCATCTTCTGGATCCGCTGCATCGTCTCCGCCTCGATTTTCCGCTCCTCGCGGTCCTTCTTGTAAGTCTCAAAGAACTCCTTGTTCTCCTTCTCCAGCTCCTTCCACACTGTCAATGAGATCAAATTAATTAGTTTTCCCACATCTCACATGAAATGACATACACAAGCAAATCTAAGCTAGAGGTGGCATACATAGGATCGTGCGTGACATAGTCAATTAATAGAATCTGCAGAGAGTTAATGGATTCAATATAAGTTGAAGCTACATCATTCAGATTTAAGCCAGTATACATATGTTTGCTTGTAGAGTGTATGCAATAGGTAAGATAGCTCGGCATACCCGTTGAAGTGACGACGGGGTTGACGCG from Lolium rigidum isolate FL_2022 chromosome 4, APGP_CSIRO_Lrig_0.1, whole genome shotgun sequence encodes the following:
- the LOC124650376 gene encoding uncharacterized protein LOC124650376, translating into MGDSSSSASYIRMVHHLIEKCICFNLNKEECMDALEKHARVNPVVTSTVWKELEKENKEFFETYKKDREERKIEAETMQRIQKMLSDAAAAKSSDEDEG